In Pseudophryne corroboree isolate aPseCor3 chromosome 3, aPseCor3.hap2, whole genome shotgun sequence, a genomic segment contains:
- the LOC135054525 gene encoding zinc finger protein ZFP2-like isoform X2: MDTERSHMTESILQLTLEIIHLLTGENYTVVRKISGSRPHVSGGLSRAQSPITVPQPHSLIHERHNDQKILELANKIIQLLTGEKGEYIEEHRGLYKDVMMENHWPFTSLDGPSNRDTPERCPRPLYSQDCTEENHRTPQEDRGEDTEEEETYVTDMKAEDIEEEETYVTDMKAEDTKGEEETYVTHMKAKDIEGEGEMYVTDIKAEDIEGEEETYVTDMKAEDTKAEEETYVTDIKAEDIEGEEETYVTDIKSEDIEGEEETHVTDIKAEDTEGEEETYVTDMKAEDIEGEEETYVTDIKAEDIEGEEETYVTDMKAEDIEGEEETYVTDIKAEGIEGEEETYVTDIKEEDIEGEEETYVTEMKAEDTEGEEETYVTDIKVEDTEEEEETYVMRDQQCTEEEIPTDISTADGCTSRDPSKGHLVLSQDLKKENNITQDSSEENTITLKIHQVFISADKSAEPSNHEECSADKLVIVSPSTTDSAFICSECGKCCKTFKSLIRHQRSHTGEKPFPCSECEKCFRNKSHLVRHERTHTGEKPFPCSECGNVFTRKSSLVEHLRTHTGEKPFSCSECGKCFTHKSYLVAHQRSHSGEKPFLCSECGKGFITKSHLVKHKRTHTGEKPFTCSECGNVFSSKSNLVEHQRTHTGEKPFPCSECGKCFTQKSVLVAHQRSHSGEKPFLCLECGKGFITKSHLGKHERTHTGVENSFLKNTALVTQPKSHTGEKPFQCSDCGKCFRQKSVLVVHQRSHTGEKPYPCSECGKRFITKSHLLRHKRTQHG; encoded by the exons AATTACACAGTAGTGAGGAAGATATCCGGCAGCCGTCCCCATGTGTCAGGAGGACTAAGCAGGGCCCAGAGCCCCATAACGGTGCCtcaacctcactcactgatacatgagagacacaatgaccagaagatcctggaactcgccaacaagatcattcagctgctgactggagag aagGGGgaatatatagaggaacacaggggtctgtacaaggacgtgatgatggagaatcactggcccttcacatcactgg atgggcccagtaacagagataccccagagagatgtccccgtcctctgtattcccaggattgtacagaggagaatcacaggaccccacaagaGGAtcgg GgtgaagatacagaggaagaagagacgtatgtgactgatatgaaggcagaagatatagaggaagaagagacgtatgtgactgatatgaaggcagaagatacaaagggagaagaagagacatatgtgactcatatgaaggcaaaagatatagagggagaaggagagatgtatgtgactgatataaaggcagaagatatagagggagaagaagagacgtatgtgactgatatgaaggcagaagatacaaaggcagaagaagagacgtatgtgactgatataaaggcagaagatatagagggagaagaagagacgtatgtgactgatataaagtcagaagatatagagggagaagaagagacgcatgtgactgatataaaggcagaagatacagagggagaagaagagacgtatgtgactgatatgaaggcagaagatatagagggagaagaagagacgtatgtgactgatataaaggcagaagatatagagggagaagaagagacgtatgtgactgatatgaaggcagaagatatagagggagaagaagagacgtatgtgactgatataaaggcagaaggtatagagggagaagaagagacgtatgtgactgatataaaggaagaagatatagagggagaagaagagacgtatgtgactgaaatgaaggcagaagatacagagggagaagaagagacgtatgtgactgatataaaggtagaagatacagaggaagaagaagagacgtatgtgatgcGTGATCAGCAGTGtacggaggaggaaatccctacagatatcagcacag CAGACGGATGCACAAGCAGGGATCCTTCGAAGGGACATCTTGTTTTGTCTcaagatttaaaaaaagaaaataacatcACACAAGATTCTTCAGAAGAAAACACCATTACCCTAAAAATACATCAAGTATTTATCAGTGCAGATAAATCAGCCGAGCCCTCTAATCATGAGGAATGTTCTGCTGATAAATTGGTTATTGTTTCACCCAGTACAACTGATTCTGCTtttatatgttctgagtgtgggaaatgttgtaaaACATTCAAAAGTCtaattagacatcagagaagtcacacaggtgaaaaaccatttccatgttctgagtgtgaaaaATGTTTCAgaaataaatcacatcttgttagacatgagagaactcacacaggtgaaaaaccatttccatgctctgagtgtgggaatgtGTTTACACGCAAATCAAGTCTTGTTGAACATCTGAgaactcacacaggagagaagccattttcatgctcagagtgtgggaaatgttttacacacaaatcatatcttgttgcacatcagagaagtcactcaggtgagaaaccGTTTCTGTGCTCGGAGTGTGGGAAGGGTTTCATaactaaatcacatcttgttaaacataagagaactcacacaggtgagaagccatttacatgctcAGAGTGTGGGAATGTGTTTTCAAGTAAATCAAATCTTGTTGAACATCAGAGAacacacacaggagagaaaccatttccatgttctgagtgtgggaaatgttttacacagaaatcagttcttgttgcacatcagagaagtcactcaggtgagaaaccGTTTCTGTGCttggagtgtgggaaaggtttcatAACTAAATCACATCTTGGTAAACATGAGAGAACACACACAGGTGTGGAAAATAGTTTCCTAAAAAATACAGCTCTTGTTACACAgccgaaaagtcacacaggtgagaaaccatttcaatgctctgattgtgggaaatgttttagacagaaatcagttcttgttgtacatcagagaagtcacacaggtgagaaaccatatccatgctctgagtgtgggaaacgtttcATTACTAAATCACATCTTCTTAGACATAAGAGAACTCAACACgggtga